In Paenibacillus sp. FSL R7-0345, a single window of DNA contains:
- the plsY gene encoding glycerol-3-phosphate 1-O-acyltransferase PlsY, translating to MAFELLVILVSYLLGSVSFSVLLARLLKGIDIRQYGSGNAGATNTLRVLGKGPAILVLVLDVLKGIGAVWLGTWAGGWGSWVAVICGIAAIIGHNWPVYFHFRGGKGIATAIGVMATLFFWPALAAGVLAIAAIVITRYVSLGSLIFVALTPVFLLFADYTSPELWGSLIIAVFAFWRHRSNIVKLSQGRENKIGSKAKEGNRVV from the coding sequence GTGGCGTTTGAACTTCTGGTTATCCTAGTAAGCTATTTGCTTGGCTCTGTCAGCTTCAGCGTATTACTTGCCCGTCTGCTTAAGGGGATTGATATCCGCCAATATGGCAGCGGGAATGCCGGAGCGACCAATACGCTGAGAGTGCTTGGAAAAGGACCGGCGATTCTCGTGCTGGTTCTGGACGTGCTGAAGGGCATCGGCGCAGTCTGGCTGGGAACATGGGCCGGCGGCTGGGGAAGCTGGGTTGCGGTCATCTGCGGGATTGCGGCGATTATCGGTCATAACTGGCCGGTGTATTTCCACTTCCGCGGAGGCAAGGGGATTGCTACGGCGATCGGCGTCATGGCGACACTGTTCTTCTGGCCCGCGCTGGCTGCGGGCGTTCTTGCCATTGCGGCTATCGTCATCACCCGCTATGTATCACTCGGCTCGCTTATTTTTGTCGCGCTCACTCCCGTATTCTTGCTGTTCGCTGATTATACATCGCCGGAGCTGTGGGGCAGTCTGATTATCGCAGTTTTTGCCTTCTGGAGGCACCGCAGCAACATCGTGAAGCTCTCACAGGGAAGAGAGAACAAAATCGGCTCTAAGGCCAAGGAGGGGAATCGTGTTGTCTGA